A genomic segment from Spinacia oleracea cultivar Varoflay chromosome 3, BTI_SOV_V1, whole genome shotgun sequence encodes:
- the LOC110783478 gene encoding uncharacterized protein, giving the protein MGKSLKTFGLAYLNEAEDAEVARTRDISDALEAPIHDHCRSCRNKLNPSQQEAFNCILDHVKQKKPGEFFIDGPSGTGKTFLYNALYAEVRLLGEIVLPIAISDIAAANKTSRRTTHSRFKIPIDTEASLACDVPKQGSLATLIQATTLILWDEASMA; this is encoded by the coding sequence ATGGGGAAATCACTCAAAACTTTTGGCCTTGCCTACTTGAATGAGGCTGAGGATGCCGAAGTTGCTCGAACGAGGGACATCAGTGACGCACTTGAGGCACCCATACATGACCATTGTCGTTCATGTCGTAACAAGTTGAACCCTTCCCAACAAGAAGCGTTCAACTGCATCCTTGACCATGTGAAGCAGAAAAAGCCTGGAGAATTCTTCATTGATGGCCCTAGCGGGACAGGCAAAACATTCTTGTACAATGCTTTGTACGCAGAGGTTCGGCTCCTAGGTGAAATTGTACTTCCTATTGCTATATCCGATATTGCTGCAGCGAACAAAACCTCAAGAAGAACAACACATTCCAGATTCAAAATCCCAATTGATACTGAGGCTTCCCTCGCATGTGATGTCCCAAAACAAGGCAGCTTGGCTACATTGATACAGGCGACGACTTTGATATTATGGGACGAGGCGTCGATGGCATGA
- the LOC110802660 gene encoding uncharacterized protein, whose protein sequence is MGSSLSRTRGDSGVGTSGQRIPDSNCDWGSKCNCPNNEHSYSAEYKNNLYLAQKENTSTRNYLEEWFRKREVEPGEEVESKYDDRKPTPSDLRFFGEGDSDEEPSGSDSFDLVYVGECENENGDAVGSPGQLSSGYPSSKKGEKGKKSASASDDA, encoded by the exons ATGGGTTCTTCTTTGTCTAGAACTCGAGGTGATTCTGGGGTGGGAACTTCTGGTCAAAGAATCCCCGATTCCAACTGTGATTGGGGATCCAAGTGCAACTGTCCCAATAACGAGCATTCCTACTCCGccgaatataaaaacaatctgtatttggcccaaaaagaaaatacgagtactcgaaactatttggaagaatggtttcggaagagggaagtggagccaggagaggaggttgagtcaaaatatgacgatcggaaacccactccctcagatctgcgttttttcggtgaaggagattccgatgag gaaccaagtgggtctgattcatttgatctggtgtatgttggagagtgtgaaaatgagaatggtgatgctgttgggtctccaggacaactttcatctggttatccctcctcaaagaaaggagaaaagggaaaaaaatcggcttcagcatctgatgatgcttag